A window from Candidatus Nitrospira neomarina encodes these proteins:
- the thiL gene encoding thiamine-phosphate kinase, with product MSTIGEFQLIRALSRGFSAPGPRTLIGMGDDAAVLAHPSSAHLVISTDLLVENIHFSKNTSSFFDLGYKAAVANLSDMAAMGAIPTYILVAVALPSHVTYGDWKDLYRGLSVPCKAHGVRLVGGDTSASHSSLFLAITILGQVTPGQALTRGGAQEGDIIYVSGSLGNSAAGLDYLTHHPSREKISKLRQPMKFLVGRHLRPTPRIALGRLLSSRRLASAALDLSDGLSGDIKHLCQQSHVGALIQEDSLPLSPHLISYALKMSTDPLPWALHGGEEYELLFTVPPKKQHRLELAVNQLRIPATAIGVITPRRSGVQIAHQDGKTQKLVSQSYVHFSK from the coding sequence GTGTCAACAATTGGGGAATTTCAACTTATCCGCGCCCTGTCTCGTGGATTTTCCGCACCCGGTCCTCGTACCCTCATTGGCATGGGAGACGATGCAGCGGTTCTGGCCCACCCCTCATCAGCCCATCTCGTCATATCCACCGACCTCCTCGTTGAAAACATTCATTTCTCCAAAAACACCTCTTCATTTTTTGATCTTGGTTACAAGGCAGCCGTCGCCAATCTCAGCGACATGGCCGCAATGGGAGCCATTCCCACATATATCCTGGTGGCCGTTGCCCTTCCCTCTCATGTGACATATGGAGACTGGAAGGACCTGTATCGTGGACTTTCCGTTCCTTGCAAAGCCCATGGAGTTCGACTGGTGGGTGGTGATACTTCAGCATCACACTCCTCGCTGTTTCTGGCAATTACCATACTCGGACAGGTTACACCCGGTCAGGCGTTAACAAGGGGCGGGGCCCAGGAAGGCGATATCATCTATGTCAGTGGATCGTTAGGGAACTCAGCTGCAGGATTGGACTATCTGACACATCACCCTTCACGAGAAAAGATTTCAAAATTGCGACAACCCATGAAGTTTTTAGTTGGGCGCCATCTCAGGCCCACCCCTCGTATTGCATTGGGACGATTGCTGTCTTCCCGTCGTTTGGCTTCGGCCGCCTTGGACCTATCTGATGGCCTCTCAGGAGATATCAAACATTTGTGCCAACAAAGCCATGTGGGTGCACTCATTCAGGAGGACAGCCTACCCTTGTCACCTCATCTCATCTCATACGCGTTAAAGATGAGTACAGACCCTCTACCCTGGGCTCTCCATGGAGGAGAAGAATATGAATTACTGTTTACCGTGCCTCCCAAAAAACAACATCGCCTGGAATTGGCGGTCAATCAACTACGGATTCCTGCCACCGCCATTGGTGTCATTACCCCTCGTCGTTCGGGAGTTCAAATAGCCCATCAAGACGGCAAAACTCAAAAATTGGTCTCGCAAAGTTATGTGCATTTTTCGAAGTAA